AGACGTTCCTGGGCAAACGGGACGAAAGCTCCGTGCAACGAAATCCGAAGTAGCCTGCAGGATCATTCCTGAGCGCTTCTGCCGTCCTTTTGTGAAAGTGAGAGGGGAGGGGATGCGATGGACGCTCTGCAACGCGCATTCGAATCGATCAAGGATTGGCTGAACGTTCCGCTGTTCAAGGCCGGCGCGACGCCGGTGACCCTGTGGACGCTTGTCTCCGTGGTCGTCCTCGTCATCCTGCTGCTGTGGTTGACGAAGAAACTCAAGGACTGGATCGTGCTGACCCTGCTCGCGAAAAGCCGGATCGACATCGGCGTCCGGCAGGCGACGGGTTCGATCGTCCGCTACGTCGTGATCGCGATCGGGTTCGTCGTCATTCTGCAGACGGTCGGGATCGACCTCAGCACGGTGACGGTGCTGGCCGGCGCGCTGGGTATCGGGGTCGGCTTCGGTCTGCAATCGATCACGAACAACCTGGTGAGCGGCCTGATCCTCCTCTTCGAGCGTCCGATCAAAATCGGAGACCGCATCGAGGTGGGTAACGTGACGGGAAACGTCGTGAACATTTCGGCACGCGCCACGACGGTGATCACCAACGACAACATCGCGATCATCATTCCCAACTCCGAGTTCATCTCCTCGAAAGTCACGAATTGGAGCTATACGACCAGGGACGTGCGGTTCAATGTTCCAATCGGCGTGTCCTATCGCGAGGACCCCGAAGTCGTGCGGAAACTCCTGCTGGAGGTCGCCGATGAGCACTCCGGAGTGCTCAAGGACCGCAAGCCCGACGTGCTGTTTCAGGAGTTCGGAGAGAGTTCCTTGAATTTCATCCTGCGGGTCTGGACGAGAGACTACACGGACCGTCCCGGCGTGCTCCGGAGCGAGCTGAATTACGCCATCAGCCGGAAGTTTCGCGAGCACGGGATCGAGATCCCGTATCCCCAGCGCGATATTCACATCAAGAGCGGCGGCCTGACGGTGGCGACGCCGGCGGTGTCGTCCGTCTCATGAGAGTCGTGGTGCTCCTGGCGGCGGGCGCGGCGCTGACGCTGGCGATCGCTCCGGCCTGGTGTCTCGCCGACGAGCCTCCGGCGCAGGCGGGCGATTGGCACTACGGCGGCTTGGTCGATCTGAGTTACGCGGTAAACTTCAACTTTCCCGAAAATCACCTCTGGCGCAGCAAGACCACGACGCCGCGCGTCAACGAGCTGGCGCCCAACATGGCGCTCGGGTATGTCCAAAAGGACGCAACGCCGCACTCTCGATGGGGACTCGAATTCGGCG
The DNA window shown above is from Nitrospirota bacterium and carries:
- a CDS encoding mechanosensitive ion channel domain-containing protein — encoded protein: MDALQRAFESIKDWLNVPLFKAGATPVTLWTLVSVVVLVILLLWLTKKLKDWIVLTLLAKSRIDIGVRQATGSIVRYVVIAIGFVVILQTVGIDLSTVTVLAGALGIGVGFGLQSITNNLVSGLILLFERPIKIGDRIEVGNVTGNVVNISARATTVITNDNIAIIIPNSEFISSKVTNWSYTTRDVRFNVPIGVSYREDPEVVRKLLLEVADEHSGVLKDRKPDVLFQEFGESSLNFILRVWTRDYTDRPGVLRSELNYAISRKFREHGIEIPYPQRDIHIKSGGLTVATPAVSSVS